In Acidovorax sp. 106, the following proteins share a genomic window:
- the asd gene encoding aspartate-semialdehyde dehydrogenase, whose protein sequence is MSKLVGLVGWRGMVGSVLMDRMIEEKDFDLIEPLFFSTSNAGGKAPAQAKNETTLQDAYNIDALKRCDIIITAQGGDYTTEVFPKLRAAGWNGHWIDAASTLRMEKDAVIILDPVNMPVIKDALANGGKNWVGGNCTVSCMLMGVGALYKAGLVEWMSTQTYQAASGGGAQHMRELLTQYGTLNAEVKALLDDPKSAILEIDRKVIAKQRALTGAETANFGVPLGGSLIPWIDKDLGNGQSKEEWKGMAETNKILGLGEGFSSAAIPVDGFCVRVGAMRCHSQALTFKLKKDVPVADLEAMIAADNEWVKVVPNTREATIKDLTPVAVTGTMTIPVGRIRKLAMGPEYVGAFTIGDQLLWGAAEPLRRMLRILLAA, encoded by the coding sequence ATGAGCAAGTTGGTAGGTTTGGTCGGCTGGCGCGGCATGGTCGGCTCGGTGTTGATGGACCGCATGATCGAAGAAAAAGACTTCGATCTGATCGAGCCATTGTTCTTTTCCACGTCCAACGCTGGCGGAAAAGCCCCAGCGCAGGCCAAGAACGAGACCACCCTGCAAGACGCGTACAACATCGACGCCTTGAAGCGCTGCGACATCATCATCACCGCGCAAGGCGGCGACTACACCACCGAAGTCTTCCCCAAGCTGCGCGCTGCGGGCTGGAACGGCCACTGGATTGACGCCGCCTCCACCCTGCGCATGGAAAAAGACGCGGTCATCATCCTGGACCCCGTCAACATGCCCGTCATCAAGGACGCGCTGGCCAACGGCGGCAAGAACTGGGTGGGCGGCAACTGCACCGTGAGCTGCATGCTGATGGGCGTGGGCGCGCTGTACAAGGCCGGTCTGGTCGAGTGGATGAGCACCCAGACCTACCAGGCTGCATCGGGCGGCGGCGCGCAGCACATGCGCGAATTGCTCACCCAATACGGCACGCTGAATGCCGAAGTGAAGGCTCTGCTGGACGACCCCAAGAGCGCCATCCTGGAAATCGACCGCAAGGTCATCGCCAAGCAGCGCGCATTGACCGGCGCTGAAACCGCCAACTTTGGTGTGCCCCTGGGCGGCTCGCTGATCCCCTGGATCGACAAGGACCTGGGCAATGGCCAATCCAAGGAAGAGTGGAAGGGCATGGCCGAGACCAACAAGATCCTGGGGCTGGGCGAGGGCTTCAGCTCTGCGGCCATTCCCGTGGATGGCTTCTGCGTGCGCGTGGGCGCCATGCGCTGCCACAGCCAGGCCCTGACATTCAAGCTGAAGAAGGACGTGCCTGTGGCCGACCTCGAAGCCATGATCGCCGCCGACAACGAGTGGGTGAAAGTGGTGCCTAACACCCGCGAAGCCACCATCAAGGACCTGACCCCCGTGGCCGTGACTGGCACCATGACCATCCCGGTGGGCCGCATCCGCAAGCTGGCGATGGGCCCTGAATATGTGGGCGCCTTCACCATCGGCGACCAACTGCTGTGGGGCGCCGCCGAGCCACTGCGCCGCATGCTGCGCATTTTGCTGGCTGCCTGA
- the leuB gene encoding 3-isopropylmalate dehydrogenase gives MKIAVLPGDGIGTEIVAEAVKVLKALDLKFEMESALVGGAAFDAHGHPLPESTLKLAKEADAILFGAVGDWKYDTLDRPLRPEQAILGLRKNLGLFANFRPAICYEQLVGASSLKPELIAGLDILIIRELTGDIYFGQPRGRRVATDGHFPGAEEAFDTMRYSRPEIERIAHVAFQAARKRSKKVTSVDKANVLETFQFWKDVVTDVHKEYPDVELQHMYVDNAAMQLVKAPKAFDVVVTGNMFGDILSDEASMLTGSIGMLPSASLNSTNQGLYEPSHGSAPDIAGKGVANPLATILSAAMMLRFSLNQEAAAQRIEAAVQKVLAQGLRTPDIYSDGTTKVGTAQMGDAVVKALG, from the coding sequence ATGAAAATCGCAGTTCTGCCGGGTGACGGCATCGGTACAGAAATCGTGGCCGAGGCCGTCAAGGTTCTCAAGGCACTCGACCTGAAGTTTGAAATGGAATCGGCCCTGGTCGGCGGCGCGGCATTTGACGCACACGGCCACCCGCTGCCTGAATCGACCCTGAAGCTCGCCAAAGAAGCCGACGCCATCCTGTTCGGCGCCGTGGGCGACTGGAAGTACGACACGCTCGACCGCCCCCTGCGCCCCGAGCAAGCCATCCTGGGCCTGCGCAAGAACCTGGGCCTGTTCGCCAACTTCCGCCCCGCCATCTGCTACGAGCAACTGGTGGGCGCATCGAGCCTCAAGCCCGAGCTGATTGCGGGCCTCGATATCCTCATCATCCGCGAGCTGACGGGCGACATCTACTTCGGCCAGCCGCGCGGCCGCCGCGTGGCCACCGACGGCCACTTCCCCGGTGCCGAAGAAGCGTTTGACACCATGCGCTACAGCCGCCCCGAGATCGAGCGCATCGCCCACGTCGCCTTCCAGGCAGCCCGCAAGCGCAGCAAAAAGGTCACCAGCGTGGACAAGGCCAACGTGCTGGAGACCTTCCAGTTCTGGAAGGACGTGGTCACCGACGTGCACAAGGAATACCCCGACGTCGAGCTGCAGCACATGTATGTGGACAACGCCGCCATGCAATTGGTGAAGGCGCCCAAAGCGTTTGACGTGGTGGTCACGGGCAACATGTTTGGCGACATCTTGAGCGACGAAGCGTCCATGCTGACCGGATCCATCGGCATGCTGCCCTCAGCCAGCCTGAACAGCACGAACCAGGGCCTGTACGAGCCCAGCCACGGCAGCGCGCCTGACATCGCTGGCAAGGGCGTGGCCAACCCGCTGGCTACTATCTTGAGCGCCGCGATGATGCTGCGCTTCAGCCTGAACCAAGAAGCCGCCGCCCAACGCATCGAAGCCGCCGTGCAGAAGGTGCTGGCGCAAGGTCTGCGCACGCCCGACATCTACAGCGACGGCACCACCAAGGTGGGCACGGCGCAGATGGGTGATGCGGTGGTGAAGGCGCTGGGGTGA
- the leuD gene encoding 3-isopropylmalate dehydratase small subunit, with protein sequence MQKFTLLKGLVAPMDRENVDTDAIIPKQFLKSIKKTGFGVNLFDEWRYLDHGEPGQDPASRKPNPDFVLNQPRYAGASVLLARKNFGCGSSREHAPWALDQYGFRAVIAPSFADIFFNNCFKNGLLPIVLPEATVAQLFDEVLAFPGYQLTIDLERQVIVRPQGEEIPFEVQAFRKYCLLNGFDDIGLTLRQSDKIKAFEAQRLATKPWLAHSMVS encoded by the coding sequence ATGCAGAAATTCACCTTACTCAAGGGCCTCGTGGCCCCAATGGACCGCGAGAACGTCGACACCGACGCCATCATCCCCAAGCAGTTCCTCAAGTCGATCAAGAAGACCGGCTTTGGTGTGAACCTGTTTGACGAATGGCGCTACCTGGACCACGGCGAGCCGGGCCAAGACCCCGCCAGCCGCAAGCCCAACCCCGACTTCGTGCTGAACCAGCCGCGCTACGCGGGCGCCTCCGTCCTGCTGGCACGCAAGAACTTTGGCTGCGGCTCCAGCCGCGAGCACGCGCCGTGGGCGCTGGACCAGTACGGCTTTCGTGCCGTGATCGCGCCCAGCTTCGCCGACATCTTCTTCAACAACTGCTTCAAGAACGGCCTGCTGCCGATCGTGCTGCCCGAGGCCACGGTGGCCCAGTTGTTTGACGAAGTGCTGGCCTTCCCCGGCTACCAGCTCACCATCGACCTGGAGCGCCAAGTCATCGTGCGCCCCCAGGGCGAAGAGATCCCATTCGAGGTGCAGGCCTTTCGCAAATACTGCCTGCTCAACGGCTTTGACGATATCGGACTGACCCTGCGCCAGTCCGACAAGATCAAGGCCTTTGAAGCCCAGCGCCTGGCCACCAAGCCGTGGCTGGCGCATTCGATGGTTTCTTGA
- a CDS encoding entericidin A/B family lipoprotein produces the protein MKKTATLIALSLAFVLAGCNTVKGVGQDIERAGNAIERAAK, from the coding sequence ATGAAAAAGACCGCAACCCTCATCGCCCTGTCGCTGGCCTTTGTGCTGGCGGGCTGCAACACCGTCAAGGGTGTGGGCCAAGACATCGAACGCGCAGGCAACGCCATCGAGCGCGCCGCCAAGTAA